A portion of the Anabas testudineus chromosome 22, fAnaTes1.2, whole genome shotgun sequence genome contains these proteins:
- the pam gene encoding peptidyl-glycine alpha-amidating monooxygenase A, whose amino-acid sequence MMGVLVFCVVVLAFISQGYSSQENGLLDAGGCVSRIKQQHILTNSQNFSMDLRMPGVVPTKSDNYLCMAFPVPTSRDAYIVDFIPHASMDKVHHMLLFGCQTPVSTSNYWDCGSVQGTCVDEASIMYAWARNAPPTKLPKDVGFKVGGNSGMSYFVLQIHYGDITAFRDHHRDCSGLTLQMTSKPQPFIAGIYLLMSVDTVILPGKRVTNADIACDYTSYPIYPFAFRTHTHRLGKVVSGYRIRDGKWSLIGRQSPQLPQAFYPANKEVSVEYGDIVAARCVFTGEGRTSKTYIGGTSADEMCNFYIMYYMDSKHAIPYMNCMETGFKELFQHIPAEANVPITVSPDQMNSMMHMEHSDHQDNRLPVESDKAEPVPDQDYHLEQVSAWPQSSLQLGQVSGLALDSDSNLVIFHRGDHRWGADSFNRQARYQQRSLGPIQQSTILVVDPAQGTILKASGRNMFYLPHGITTDKENNYWVTDVALHQVLKVSSDGTDRTLLVLGEAFIPGSDNDHFCQPTDVAVDTETGNIFVSDGYCNARILKFSADGKYLSQWGAGSSDRRRSLPFHIPHSLVFLPNRREVCVADRENGRIQCFVAKTGEFVKEIKKEEFGGEMFAITYSPAGGGLIFAVNGDSLHHSAPPRGFVISYSTKAILDTFSPSTKEFKMPHDIVETRDGSVFVGDVGSRLVFKFTPEKLHRSVKKAGIEVQELEEMETFVQTKMRPEHNMSKTAAVPQKQTVDQHPHSKEGVEMEEVKKKIAAKPNREAGVLPAIITTLLLIPLLLVVSVGLFICWRRNNRFESKSEPSSVGGILGKIRGKAVGSLNLGNFFASHKGYSRQGFDQLSTEGSDQERNDEDSSDSENEEYSALPPPQSSS is encoded by the exons TCGGACAATTATCTGTGCATGGCATTTCCTGTACCAACTAGTAGAGATGCATATATTG TGGATTTCATACCTCATGCCAGTATGGACAAAGTTCATCACATGCTCCTGTTTGGCTGCCAGACTCCTGTCTCTACCAGCAACTACTG GGACTGTGGCAGTGTACAAGGCACTTGTGTGGATGAAGCCTCTATTATGTACGCCTGGGCTCGGAACGCACCACCAACTAAATTACCCAAAG ATGTTGGTTTTAAAGTTGGAGGAAATTCAGGAATGTCCTACTTTGTGCTGCAGATCCATTATGGGGACATCACTGCTTTCAGAG ACCATCATAGAGATTGCTCAGGACTTACCTTACAAATGACATCCAAGCC GCAGCCATTTATTGCTGGCATATACCTGCTCATGTCTGTAGACACAGTCATCCTTCCAGGAAAGAGag ttacaAATGCAGACATTGCCTGTGATTACACATCCTATCCCATCTATCCATTTGCCTTCCGGACCCACACACACCGCCTTG GTAAAGTTGTCAGTGGCTACAGAATCAGAGATGGGAAGTGGAGCCTGATTGGCAGACAGTCCCCACAGCTGCCACAG GCCTTCTATCCTGCCAACAAAGAGGTGAGTGTGGAGTATGGTGACATTGTTGCTGCCAGATGTGTGTTTACTGGAGAGGGGAGAACCTCCAAAACTTACATCGG tGGTACCTCTGCTGATGAGATGTGCAACTTCTATATAATGTACTACATGGACAGCAAACATGCAATCCCCTACATGAACTGCATGGAGACTGGCTTCAAAGAGCTCTTTCAACATATTCCAGCTGAAGCCAATGTTCCCATCACTGTCAGTCCAGACCAAATGAACTCTATGATGCATATGGAACACTCAG ATCATCAGGATAACAGATTGCCAGTGGAGTCAGACAAAGCAGAGCCAGTGCCAGATCAGG ACTACCATTTGGAGCAAGTGTCAGCATGGCCACAGAGTTCTCTTCAGCTGGGACAGGTGTCAGGACTTGCCCTCGACTCAGATTCCAACTTGGTGATTTTTCACAGAGGTGACCACCGCTGGGGGGCTGA CTCCTTTAACAGACAGGCTAGATACCAGCAGAGGTCCCTTGGTCCCATCCAGCAGTCCACTATTCTGGTTGTGGACCCAGCACAAGGCACCATCCTGAAGGCATCTGGGAGAAAcat GTTTTACTTACCTCATGGAATTACCACTGACAAAGAGAACAACTACTGGGTCACTGATGTGGCTCTTCATCAG GTGTTAAAAGTGAGCAGCGACGGCACAGACAGAACCCTTCTGGTCCTTGGAGAGGCTTTCATTCCAGGAAGTGACAACGACCACTTCTGTCAACCCACTGACGTGGCTGTAGACACAGAGACTGGGAACATCTTTGTGTCCGATGGCTACTGTAATGCCAGGATACTGAAGTTCTCTGCTGATGGAAAATACCTTTCTCAGTGGGGTGCAG GTTCatcagacaggaggagaagtCTACCGTTCCACATCCCACACAGCCTGGTGTTCCTTCCTAACAGACGGGAAGTCTGTGTGGCTGACAGGGAGAACGGACGTATTCAGTGTTTCGTAGCTAAAACTGGAGAGTTTGtcaaggaaataaagaaagaggaaTTTGGAGGGGAGATGTTTGCCATCACCTACAGCCCTGCTGGAG GTGGCTTGATCTTCGCAGTAAATGGAGATTCTCTGCATCACTCAGCTCCACCCAGAGGTTTTGTAATAAGTTATTCAACCAAGGCTATTTTGGATACCTTCAGTCCAAGCacaaag GAGTTCAAAATGCCTCACGACATAGTGGAAACCAGAGATGGCAGCGTCTTTGTTGGCGATGTAGGCAGTAGATTAGTCTTCAAGTTTACCCCTGAGA AGTTACATCGCTCTGTCAAGAAAGCTGGAATCGAGGTTCAGGAACTTGAAG AAATGGAAACATTTGTCCAAACTAAGATGAGACCGGAGCACAACATGTCGAAGACAGCAGCCGTCCCACAGAAGCAGACTGTGGATCAACATCCCCATTCAAAGGAAGGGGTAGAaatggaggaggtgaagaagaagattGCAGCAAAGCCAAACAGGGAGGCAGGTGTGCTCCCAGCCATCATCACCACACTGTTGCTCATCCCTCTGCTGCTTGTCGTCTCTGTGGGACTCTTCATCTGCTGGAGAAGAAACA ATCGATTTGAGTCAAAAAGTGAGCCCAGCTCAGTGGGAGGAATTCTGGGGAAAATAAGAG GTAAAGCAGTGGGTAGTTTGAACCTGGGGAACTTCTTTGCATCTCATAAGGGTTACAGTCGTCAGGGCTTTGACCAACTGAGCACTGAAGGCAGTGATCAAGAGAGAAATGACGAGGACAGTAGCGACTCTGAGAACGAAGAGTACTCTGCTCTGCCGCCTCCTCAGTCCTCCTCCTAG